A single region of the Bacillus cereus genome encodes:
- a CDS encoding winged helix-turn-helix transcriptional regulator, whose product MNQNDDCPIATTLDVIGGKWKVHILCVLMDGKMRTNEIKREIPNITQKVLTQQLRQLEADGIIHRTVYQEVPPKVEYTISEHGKSLMQIMDELFEWGKDHQMKRLNE is encoded by the coding sequence TGATGATTGCCCAATCGCAACGACACTCGACGTGATTGGAGGAAAATGGAAAGTTCATATTTTATGTGTTTTGATGGATGGAAAAATGCGAACGAATGAAATCAAACGAGAAATCCCAAACATTACGCAAAAAGTTCTTACACAACAACTTCGGCAACTTGAAGCTGATGGGATTATCCATCGTACTGTATATCAAGAAGTACCACCAAAGGTTGAGTACACAATAAGCGAACATGGAAAATCTTTAATGCAAATTATGGATGAGCTATTTGAATGGGGAAAAGATCATCAGATGAAGAGGTTAAATGAGTAA
- a CDS encoding ArsR/SmtB family transcription factor, which translates to MKKTKEMYEEIAEVLKVLAHPVRLSLVKIMLAKGPTNVTTMYGVLQMPQSTISQHLSKLKAAKIVTGTRKGLEIYYEVTDNRTKAILSSLV; encoded by the coding sequence ATGAAAAAAACAAAAGAAATGTATGAAGAAATCGCTGAAGTATTAAAGGTATTGGCACATCCTGTCCGTTTATCCTTAGTAAAAATAATGCTTGCAAAAGGCCCTACGAATGTAACAACAATGTATGGAGTTTTACAAATGCCCCAAAGTACAATTAGTCAGCATTTGTCCAAACTAAAAGCCGCTAAAATCGTTACAGGTACTCGGAAAGGATTAGAAATTTATTATGAGGTAACGGACAATCGTACAAAAGCGATATTATCAAGTTTAGTTTAA